atACCACTTTGGTCATTCTTCCTGAGGGTAAGGGTGAGGTTGCCTGGAGAGTTTGTGTTAGATTTAAGGTGTGGCTCTTCAACACCACACCAAGGATGGGATTGAGAGCTAGCTAACAAGGGGGCCCCCAATAGTCTACCTGTGCCTCCACGAATTTTAGGCTTAGAAAATGTATCATATTTGGATTCAAGAATATCTACTCCTCCAAATCTTCGTTTCTTAAATCTTTTGcttatttctctttatttgATCCATATAGGGACAGATTACAGCCCCAAGgtaatgatttttttgtattCATACTATTCCATAGTTGAAGCGAGGTTAAGATTGCtttaaaacttttttcttgctttttaaTACTGAGACGCAATGGTCTAGTTAATGTGTTTTGAAATCCATATAATATGCAACCTATTCAGTGAATTATTACCTATCTAGATACTAAATCGTTTCCTAATACATAATGATTGCATTTAAATAACAACCTGATTAAGTCAATGGTTTTAATTGTGCAAAAAACTCATCTCTTGATTTGTCAATGTGATTAAGTCTATGCTTATTATTGTTACTGCTACCTAGCAATCATCATTTGGCATGCGGCTCATGAGCCTAATCGGATAGCTTGAGACCATATGGGGCAAAGTCCGGTCCAACTCATTGTTTACGTTCACTCGGCCTGGTCCAACATGTTCTAAGATTGGGTAGGGTTTGGGCTAAGAGTTTAAAAGCTTAAGCCTGGCTGCAAACTGAACTGTTGATCAACTCTAGGCCCGACCCAATCTGCCTATGAATGAAATAAATACTATAGTTTTTTACTCAATTTTCTAACTAGTCAAGCTTTATTCTCTCaaatttcaagttcaaaattttcaatctCTCTAAATCCTAATTCCTTTGGCGGTGCTCTTATTCCTTTATATTCTCTCAAATTTCAAGCTCCAATTTTCTCAATCTCTCTAAATCCCCGTTGATTGATGGTGATGCTTGCATTCCtttgtaataaaaaatttataaatgacttttttttaaataaataaaaaagactcGAATCGGCCTGACCAACTAAGACTGTCTACGCTTGACCCATTGTGTGGACCCAAGCCTTGACATTTGAAACGTCAGCCCATCCCAGCCCAGCCCAAAAATTTAGGCATGGGACAGTAAAATGTCGAATCTTTTAAATAAGGGACGAGATAGGTTTGAGCTGAAATTACTTGGATCCATATTTCTTTTCAACTCCAACACGTATTTCTTCCCTTGGACCTAATCTTATGCACAAAACTCATCAAAAACCCAAATGGTTcttaagagcaactccaccatTGCGCTCAGGCTGGGGCAAGGGGAGGCCCAAGATGAAAAATGGCGTTCCAGCGGGCCACTTTTGCCCGGGCTGGGTGTGGGGGCCACAAGCCTGGGCTGGCTCTCAAGCACAACTAGCCTTTGCACAAGCCTGGGTTTGCTAACGTCAGCAaccaacaaaattttaaaaaaaatctttttattttatttttaaagtactaaaattttcagatttttttaaaataaatacttagtcatatttttcacttcccacaccaaaactctatacaaatcctctcatcatatctcatgtgaatagtggttgtcATGGTAATGAGTGGAAACACCACAAGCCTTTTGCAAAGGCTGCCATTATTAACGTGAATAGTAATAGCcttttgccatgacaaataggtggaagtgctctaacgGGCTCATTTTCTACTCTTGGTCCCAACAATAACATTGTTGCCTCTCTTGCCGTCATTGCTATTTGGCCTGCTTCTTGGTAATTCGAGAGTAAAATAGTAAAATTGGGGCATTACAAGATGAGTCTAATCCTCCACTGGCCCAGAAGTTTTTCTTTAAGCTTAGTGACCAGGAAGATGATATGTTCTTgagagtgttttttttttttttttaaggaactTAATTGTATTGTCTTGCTTATTTGTATGGTTTATTGTTTGCAAGAACCCTCCTCTGGGGCAATGTTCTTCatgtatattttgtatttgccTCTATAGTGTTTGGATCTGAATGAATCTGTTTATTtctctaatatatatatataccacatgatgtatCGGATACACAATTGTCCATGTGTTACAATGAACGAATTCAACAAACCACGTCAGCATACCACGTggatacataattttttttggtttaggCCCCttgtaaataaagaaatataaaacagAGCATGCCATGTCCAGCTGGGAAATTGAACCACTAACGAATACTGTAGTTAGTGGGTGATCATATTATAGTACTTTACGGGAATTTCAATTGCTAGATTCTCATTTATGTTATAATGGTGACCTAGTCTTGCTTGCTTAGGAGAGTGCCAGCTTACTCTTGTTGCATAAATCAGCATGCAGGAAAACTAAATCAGTAATCTAGAGGTGCAAATGCGCTCTACCAAACCAATTTTGAGATGAACCAAATTTCTAGTTATTTGCACTTCCATTTATGCACACCGCATTTCATGATCGACAAGACGGGTCTCAGGGGTTGCCTCCCCATAACAAAAGATAAATTGCGAAAAAGTACATGACTGTTTCTTTGCCTTCAGGCATCAAAAAATTTGATATCCATTATCAATTCTCACGGGCTGATAGGTTAATTATTACTCACTGAACTGTTGATCGACAAGGAAGCCTTCAATGTTTCGGCAAGATGTGGCAGTGTCTTTATGCTCTCTTGGGTTGCCTCTTCAACACATGACTCCAAATTGTTCAGCGTATTTGTGGCCTTTTGTTGCTTAGCTACATCATGCTTGTCTTGACAGACCATCAGTGCCCTACTCAACCTCTCCTGCATCCAACATAAGAATTTTCATGAGCAAGAAGTAGCTTGCTAGAATGACAATCTGCAAACATACTTCAGTGTGCATAATTGTATCTGGTTTACGCGTCACCAAGTcttaagattaaaaaaaatatatgaagcACAAATATTCAGGAAAATAAAGTGAACAcaaatatagaaagaaaacACTGCTTATGAGAGGATGTGAGATCATCATCATAATCACCTCTgaactttgaaattaaaattgataatATTACATATGCTATGTAACAGATTATGTTCACCATACACTCAGCAGCAGTATTAAGGGTCACAAAACTAAGGGCATGATTGATAACTCAGTTCAGagctgaaaatgaaaaacttctGTAATTGATGAGGGCATTGACAACATTAAAATATTGCACTGAACTTTTTCATTGCACTTTCAATTAATTTGATGACACTAAGAAATTCAGCactaaactaaaaaataacGAAAGAGTTCAATGACTGCACCATGCTGATTGATAAATATCAAAGCATGCCTTTGAAAACACTGCTTATCACTCTGAAGAGTTAGTTATAGGGGAGGAAAAGTAGCTCTTTAGCCAATAATTAGATTAAGGATCCTCCTACTGTTTGTATAAAGATTCTCACAATCCTGAAGTTGATTCATTGAAATACTTTCTTTACGATTTTCACCCATAAAGTTGAGCAAACTCTATGCTTTATAACTTTTACTTTTCTTACACATTTTGTTTGATTTCCTAATTAGCTTTGAGACACAGGTGAATGTAAGTAGCATTTGCAACCTAGTAGTCGATATTTAAAGGttttataaagaaagaaatacaGTACACTGTTACTGGGACATCATTTCATAAAGTTTGTTTCTGCTTTTGCTTATATCAAGAGGATTGAGAAACAATAAGAGCATATAGATGGGGttgcataaataaaaaacaaacaagataATATCTCATTGAATCAGAAATCAAATCATAATGgaacatacacacacacacacacacataaatATACTCCTCTCCTTCAAATTCATTTATCTGTCAAGTATCATCCTAAGATCTTAGACAGAGACCTCCTATAGCATGCATTACTTCAAAACATAATAAGCTAGAAAATGGAAGGAGTTTCACCACTGAGAGATGCAGGAAAAAAATGTACTTACTTGAAACCTGGCCATCTCACCCTCAACTCTCTGTTGAGCAGTCACAACAGGAACACTGCAATTTTCGACACAATTGCTTATCTCTTGTTGACTTCTTCTCCTATCAAAACACTCATATGCACATTTGAAGTAGGCTCGCTGCAAAAATTCATCAACTAAAATGTGAGTGGAAAAATATTACCAGTGATCACAGAGGCAATGTATCACCAAGTTCGCATCCCAAGTCTTAGCAGAAAATCAGGAAACCATATTAATGCTTAGTATATTATAAACTAAGAATCAAATATTGGGTTTCTTTGATTCAGCTTTTTGATATTTGGATACAACAAAGACTGATAAaatctaataaaattaaaagaagaagaaaaaaaggaagccCCAGACCGCAAATTTGAATGATTTTCAGTTTCCTCTAGCATCAGTAATCAAATTGCAAACTGAATCTATCAATTCTCCTACTAcgttttctcagcaaccaaacgcAGCTCAATAACAAAACCATAACCATCTTTTTGGTGTTACCAGACAGCTAATAATGGAGTAGTAACGTCGAATCCATAACATACAAAGGAcacttttataataaaatccaTCGAAAaaccaataataaaaaaataacgaTTACGTGctcatcaaatatatatacctgAAGGGTGAAATTGACATGGTCTTGGACGGGAGAGAGATGGGTTTGGGCAGCAAGATTTACTTGGTTtagcttttgttttattctctCTGATACCAATTGTTCTTCCATTGCTGCTATGTGATTCATCTTCTCTCTGAATTCGGGGCTTTGGTTGTGTGCTATGAGAGCGTTgtatttagggttttgggttttgggtggtTATATATGAATGTAAACAAAATTGGAGGGttgtatatattaatattttttggtgtCTGTAGTTTGACACCTCAAACACTTTTGACCCATCAATTTTGTCAttgtaattttgtatttgtagtAATTCAAGGATATATTAGTattcttgtcaatttttttaacgATACAAGGGGCAATTCCgtaaactcaaaatttttgaGTGTAAAAGCTTGTTTGAAATTCTCCCCAGTCCATATTAGGGCTCGAAATTCAACCACTAATCCCAATTTTTGAAGAATCTTAAATCTAAATGACCAATTTCAAACCCTAATATGAAATTAGGGGAGTTTCAGACAAGCTTCTATGCTCAAGGATTTTGGGTTGATGAAATTACTCATTGCACTGTGAAAGAAATTAACATGAATACTAACTTGTCTTAgaattgctacaaatacgAAACTACAATGTcaaaattgacggaattgAAACTATAGGGTCAAAAGTAGTTGAAGTGCCAAACTACagggaccaaaagtgacttttagcctttttatttttattttttttaattttatactaTGTAAAAACATAAGCGCATCTCTAGTTGAGCCGGTAAATCCACGGTGGAGAGCTAAATAGAATCCCTGAAACTATAGTCAAATCCTACATTGCCCCTAAAAGACAAAATGGCCCACATTGCTCCTTGACCAAGTTTTCCCATACCGTCATCTTCATCCATAATTCcatcaattttaataatgtgGTATGGTTAATATagtaatttataataatttcacaataaaattaataataataaaatttacaacataaaatcaattatacaacaaaataaaataacataaaattgaTCTCAGGTCTGTAGATCTCCAAGTGGTGAGAAATCTTATCCTTCTCTTTCGTCGATTTAGTCTCGCTTTAATTTGTTGCTCTAATTGCTTGTGAGACTTGATCATGTGGTCAAGTTCATCCTTGCACCTCTATGCCCTAGACAACTCCACCAAACGAAGTTCAGCCATCAGCAAAACATTTTCATAAATTAGTAAACAAGTCaaacaatattaaaacaagtcaaacaatattaaaacaagCCTAGGTCTTTTGATCCGCTGGGTAATGGATGACCTTTGCCCTGGACATGGTCGAGAGGCGTGCTTCCATGGGTTTGTGAGTGGACCTGACATGTCTAATAGCTCAGATTCGTATGGAGAGGAACCTATGTTATCCTTTGACTCACCCGTCTTTCAACGTAACTCTTTTAAATACAATCCGATAAATCTTCATCAAATTGAAGAGAGTAACCTTAAGGATcattaatttaacaaaaaaagcttaaaaataaaaggtgaTAATTTTGCGAATCTCTGGGattatttgaaataaaaaagccTTTTTAAATTGTAGCTGAGAtcctttgtttttaaaaaaaatatgctaTGGGTTTTCCTAGaacaaaagaataaataatCCAAGTGTGTGCCAGATGGTGTTTTGGGTTCAATCACCACTCCACTAAGCTCACATTAGGGGTGGGTATCTCATCTGAAAAATTCGTGTATCATTggttaaattattattattttatttttaattcttctGATATGATCTGTACCGAAACGTTTAGTTCAAAGATTGAGTAAAAATACCCCTAATCCGATGAAAATCCATACCAAACcgatatttataattaatttattatttaaatactaatatGTGTGTCAACTTATTAGTGGATGGATATGAAGGTTTTGTGTTTACAATACATAATATGGGTTTCCTTGTTTATGTGTTTATCTATGCtttatttagaaaattcaTACTCGCATGGGTTTCTGTGATATGGAAATGATATTGAACATAATTACTCCAAATAATTGTTATAGACCATCATACTTTTTCTGTTTTAGATTTTGTTTAATTCGTTTAGTTTATGTTGTTGGTTTGAACCTAGGTGCATATGTCGTGAGCTAAATTATGAATGTGACTCTCATAATGACACTTGTGACTCTCATAATGACACTTTTTCCTTATAGTATCATTTAAATACTACATGTAAGACATCTCaatttaaactaattttatgttattttgtaacattatttgttatttttttatgtatttttttttattttatgtgtcTTAggttatttgatttcatacttgaataaattagacttttttttaataaatattttacatgGAGAATTGAAATATTTGTTCAGAAACTTATGTTTCCACATAATTAGtatgtttttttgttaaacGGTGCTATTTTCCTACCGAACCAACCCAAATAGAATATTTGGTCTCTCTTACTCTTTGTTAGGATGAGGGAAAATAACTCAGAATTTGGCTAAAAGTTGGGAATttaagaagagaaattgacaattcctttgtttggcaacttaagcgtggaatttattaaatgacgcGAGGAAAAAACCGTGGAAATTAGGGCATCAAATTCCCGAGTTTAATTTCCACTAATATAGATGTTATTTTACAATTTCCATGATGCTATTTACAAAATTCcgtcatttacaaaattcgacatacataaatccaaacactgaaatcttcaattgccagaaattgaaatgatggaaatCTAAATTTCGTCATTTTAcaattctatgtaattttcaattacttCATCCAAACGGAGGATAAAGGTCCTAATATTCAGTTTACGAAAAGAGAAATTAGCTTATCAAAAACTCCAGTACGATTAATGGAAGAGCCCTCTACTATCCTGAATCGATTCATACCAGGCCTAGCTCACATGTATTTGATACCCGTGGCATTTTATGTAATTCATGAAGTTTTTAATGTCAAAATTTACGCGTCTTTTGCCTAATTTTGAAATATGGACCGGTTTGTCTCCCTTTGAATATGCTGGAATATATGATAAACTCCCCTTTatgttttcaaaagaaaaaacctatTGAGATGAGAGGCTAGCTTAGCAGAAACATGTGGAGGGCCTAATCACACTGTAAAGCACCCCAATGTACAACGACATCGATACTCATCATACGACATCCTCCATCACTCAGCTCTCCGTCTCTAATGGCAATTGCAGCTGCTACTTCTCTTCCCTTCGGTAAATCACGATCATATGACTTTCTTTCCATTTgggtttctgtttttattttaatttagtgGGATCACGCTTTACTGGGAGCTGAGAGTCGATGAAACGGCAATATGGGAAATACCCAGTTTGATTTGCATGCCTTGGCAGAAACCCATTTGGATTTTTGTCACAATTTTCTTAGAAAAAGCTTGGCTTGAGTGGTTGTATCAGCTTTCTATTGAAGGATCATAGTTGTTGAAGAAATACCCACATGCAAAAAAATGATTGATTGCAAGTGCTAGTTACTGGGACTGAGAATTGATGAGAATATGAGTTGATTCTTGGTTTGGTTATCATATTTCACCCTTACTGTGAGCATatacaagcaaaaacaaaaagataaaagaaaagaaggataaTTGTAATATTCAGATTTTAATGAAGAATAAGTTTATATTATTGAAATTTCGATTTCTTGCTGATTTCCTCTAGTTTTCCTTTAAATTTCTTGGCAATTAGTTTTAATCTTATGTTGGActattgatttatttaatttttgtctTTTAGCCTCTTGGGTTTTTGTTTCCATTAGCTCCTCCTGCTTGGAAGCTTCAATTTTGCCGCGCTCgtgacattttttttcttttgaaaatttttaaaatggaTTTTTCAGGTTCTTCTCATTGCCATTCGTGCCATTCAGAAAGGGTTTGTTGTTCTACAACAAATGGGATCTCAAACAGTTGGATGAAACCTCCTTCTGATGGTCGAAGAGCCCTTGATCTTCCAGGCGTAAGGTGTACTTTAGTTTAAAATTGATTGATCTTATCAATATATATGGTGGCATTATTATTTCTACAAAATATGTGGAATATTTGGGTTTAGTCTGTGC
The window above is part of the Prunus dulcis chromosome 1, ALMONDv2, whole genome shotgun sequence genome. Proteins encoded here:
- the LOC117614434 gene encoding protein FAM136A-like — protein: MNHIAAMEEQLVSERIKQKLNQVNLAAQTHLSPVQDHVNFTLQRAYFKCAYECFDRRRSQQEISNCVENCSVPVVTAQQRVEGEMARFQERLSRALMVCQDKHDVAKQQKATNTLNNLESCVEEATQESIKTLPHLAETLKASLSINSSVSNN